From Micromonospora echinospora, one genomic window encodes:
- a CDS encoding ABC transporter permease has translation MLRATLKSLLARKVRLLLSGLAVVLGVMFVSGAFVLTDTLGRSFDAIFADAYEGIDVNVTAKPKIAVDEAQGEQVAPPFPAAALEKVDTLPGVAEATGVVGAQGARLIGSNGKVVPTLGPPQLGGNWLGESDLVRLREGREPRADDEIVVNAALAEAAKVSVGDRVGVLTLEPKREFTLVGVFGYSGDRDSIGGAHEVMFTTPVAQRLMLGQPGAYSSIAVRAADGVRPEALRDDVAGVLGAEYDVKTGEQASEAASAGLKEGLSFFNQILLGFAGVALLVGTFLILNTFSIIVAQRTRELALMRAIGASGRQIIGSVVLEAIAVGLLASALGLAAGIGIGALLAYLFGQFAGGLTLAGLAVPPAAVISSFAVGMLITLVAALLPALRASRIPPIAAMQDVATPDRPLTKITVAGAVVTTVGAVLLALGLTDNAGGNTLAAILGGVLFAFVGVALLTPLISRPVVSLLGAVFAWSVPGKLGRLNSGRNPRRTAITAAALMVGIALVTGVTVVLDSAKSSIADRAADTIDAELTISGAQSGPRQPTFDPAVIDKAAALPGVSTAVGLFNDFAEVDGEQRYVNAATDLAAVERIFHAKATSGSLATLRPDQIALSEPVAKNRGKAVGDTLTIQFARGARHTYTVAAIVPEDRLPGSYLLPRESAADFTVPQPYLALVQLADGTSIGQVQPRLEELVADSPEVSVADRAAFVEQQTGAFDQLLTMIQILLALAIVIAVLGIVNTLALSVLERTRELGLLRAIGLRRAQTMRMITVEAVVISVFGALLGVVVGTGLGAAVVRALKEEGITDLVLPWSQMGVFLGLAALIGVIAAALPAIRAARINVLGAIAHD, from the coding sequence ATGCTCCGGGCGACGCTGAAGAGCCTGCTGGCCCGGAAGGTCCGCCTGCTCCTGTCCGGCCTGGCGGTGGTACTGGGCGTCATGTTCGTCTCCGGCGCGTTCGTGCTCACCGACACCCTCGGCCGCTCCTTCGACGCGATCTTCGCCGACGCGTACGAGGGGATCGACGTCAACGTCACCGCCAAGCCGAAGATCGCGGTCGACGAGGCCCAGGGCGAGCAGGTCGCGCCCCCGTTCCCAGCCGCCGCCCTGGAGAAGGTCGACACGCTGCCCGGGGTGGCCGAGGCCACCGGCGTGGTCGGCGCGCAGGGCGCCCGGCTGATCGGCAGCAACGGCAAGGTGGTGCCCACCCTCGGCCCGCCGCAGCTGGGCGGCAACTGGCTCGGCGAGAGCGACCTGGTGCGGCTGCGGGAGGGACGCGAACCCCGCGCCGACGACGAGATCGTGGTCAACGCGGCCCTCGCCGAGGCGGCGAAGGTGTCCGTCGGGGACCGGGTCGGCGTGCTCACTCTCGAACCGAAGCGCGAGTTCACCCTGGTCGGGGTCTTCGGCTACAGCGGCGACCGGGACAGCATCGGCGGCGCGCACGAGGTCATGTTCACCACGCCGGTGGCGCAGCGGCTGATGCTCGGCCAGCCCGGCGCGTACAGCAGCATCGCCGTGCGCGCCGCCGACGGCGTACGTCCCGAGGCGCTGCGCGACGACGTGGCGGGCGTCCTCGGCGCCGAGTACGACGTGAAGACCGGCGAGCAGGCCTCCGAGGCCGCCTCGGCGGGGTTGAAGGAGGGTCTGTCGTTCTTCAACCAGATCCTGCTCGGCTTCGCCGGGGTGGCGCTGCTGGTCGGCACCTTCCTCATCCTCAACACGTTCTCGATCATCGTGGCGCAGCGCACCCGGGAACTGGCCCTGATGCGGGCCATCGGCGCCAGCGGCCGGCAGATCATCGGCTCGGTGGTCCTGGAGGCCATCGCGGTGGGGCTGCTCGCCTCGGCGCTCGGCCTCGCCGCCGGCATCGGCATCGGCGCGCTGCTGGCGTACTTGTTCGGGCAGTTCGCCGGCGGGCTCACCCTGGCCGGACTGGCCGTACCCCCGGCGGCGGTGATCAGCTCCTTCGCGGTGGGCATGCTGATCACGCTGGTGGCGGCGCTGCTGCCGGCGTTGCGGGCGTCCCGGATCCCGCCGATCGCGGCGATGCAGGACGTCGCCACCCCGGACCGGCCGCTGACGAAGATCACCGTCGCCGGGGCGGTGGTCACCACCGTCGGCGCGGTCCTGCTCGCGCTGGGCCTCACCGACAACGCCGGTGGGAACACCCTGGCCGCCATCCTCGGCGGCGTGCTGTTCGCGTTCGTCGGGGTGGCCCTGCTCACCCCGCTGATCAGCCGGCCGGTGGTGTCCCTGCTGGGGGCGGTCTTCGCCTGGTCCGTGCCGGGCAAGCTGGGCCGGCTCAACTCCGGGCGCAACCCGCGCCGCACCGCCATCACCGCCGCCGCGCTGATGGTCGGCATCGCCCTGGTCACCGGCGTGACCGTGGTGCTGGACTCGGCGAAGTCGAGCATCGCCGACCGGGCGGCGGACACCATCGACGCCGAGTTGACGATTTCCGGGGCACAGTCCGGCCCCCGGCAGCCGACCTTCGACCCGGCGGTGATCGACAAGGCCGCCGCGCTGCCCGGGGTGAGCACCGCCGTCGGGCTGTTCAACGACTTCGCCGAGGTCGACGGGGAACAGCGGTACGTCAACGCCGCCACCGACCTGGCCGCCGTCGAACGGATCTTCCACGCGAAGGCCACCTCCGGCAGCCTCGCCACCCTCCGACCCGACCAGATCGCGCTCAGCGAACCGGTCGCGAAGAACCGGGGCAAGGCTGTCGGCGACACCCTCACCATCCAGTTCGCGCGCGGCGCCCGGCACACCTACACGGTCGCCGCGATCGTGCCCGAGGACCGGCTGCCCGGCTCGTACCTGCTGCCCCGGGAGAGCGCCGCGGACTTCACCGTCCCGCAGCCTTACCTGGCGCTGGTGCAGCTCGCCGACGGCACCAGCATCGGGCAGGTGCAGCCCCGGCTGGAGGAACTGGTCGCCGACAGCCCGGAGGTATCGGTCGCCGACCGGGCGGCCTTCGTCGAGCAGCAGACCGGAGCGTTCGACCAGTTGCTCACGATGATCCAGATCCTGCTCGCGCTGGCGATCGTGATCGCCGTGCTCGGGATCGTCAACACGCTGGCCCTGTCGGTGCTGGAACGCACCCGCGAGCTGGGCCTGCTGCGGGCCATCGGGCTGCGACGGGCGCAGACCATGCGGATGATCACCGTTGAGGCCGTGGTGATCTCGGTCTTCGGCGCGCTGCTCGGCGTGGTGGTCGGCACCGGGCTCGGGGCCGCCGTGGTCCGGGCCCTCAAGGAGGAGGGCATCACCGACCTGGTCCTGCCCTGGTCGCAGATGGGCGTGTTCCTGGGGCTCGCCGCGCTGATCGGAGTGATCGCCGCAGCCCTCCCGGCGATCCGGGCCGCCCGGATCAACGTCCTCGGCGCCATCGCCCACGACTGA
- a CDS encoding HAD family hydrolase, which produces MLFDMDGTLVDSEKLWDVALYELAAEYGGRLSEEARLAMVGSSMADSMAILHADLAQPWRDPAVSAAWIDDRIVELFRTGLPWRPGASALLRAVRAAGLPTALVTSSGRRLVEIALDTLGRDSFDVVVCGDEVEATKPHPEPYLTAARLLGVPIDRCVAIEDSPTGVASALAAGAAVLAVPAEVPVQAVDGVHLRESLDGVDLAVLAALLRPPTAPPAG; this is translated from the coding sequence GTGCTCTTCGACATGGACGGCACCCTCGTCGACAGTGAGAAGCTCTGGGACGTCGCCCTCTACGAGTTGGCCGCCGAGTACGGGGGCAGGCTCTCCGAGGAGGCCCGGCTCGCCATGGTGGGCTCCAGCATGGCCGACTCGATGGCGATCCTGCATGCCGACCTGGCGCAGCCGTGGCGTGACCCGGCGGTCAGCGCGGCGTGGATCGACGACCGGATCGTGGAGCTGTTCCGCACCGGACTGCCCTGGCGTCCTGGTGCCTCGGCCCTGCTCCGGGCGGTCCGCGCCGCCGGCCTGCCGACCGCGTTGGTCACCTCCAGCGGCCGGCGGCTGGTGGAGATCGCGTTGGACACCCTCGGCCGGGACAGCTTCGACGTGGTGGTCTGCGGCGACGAGGTGGAGGCGACGAAGCCGCACCCCGAGCCGTACCTGACGGCGGCGCGGCTGCTCGGCGTGCCGATCGACCGGTGCGTGGCGATCGAGGACTCGCCGACCGGGGTGGCCAGCGCGTTGGCCGCCGGTGCGGCGGTGCTGGCGGTGCCGGCGGAGGTGCCGGTGCAGGCGGTCGACGGGGTGCACCTGCGGGAGAGCCTCGACGGCGTGGACCTGGCCGTGCTGGCGGCCCTGCTCCGCCCACCGACCGCCCCGCCCGCCGGGTAG
- a CDS encoding neutral zinc metallopeptidase: MPPTSERAWWQASSRSGLGTAGRTADAGEGTVTRSADGRFRGRLTGLVVALVAAAACAVGPVTDGGAGPGESGPGTTSRDGTTRADSPTSVEAFQEDIADAVGSAETYWSAQFRASGQRFQPIRRIVPYQREGEISCGGQAVPRNNAVYCPAGDFIAYDVAWAVSAFRQIGDAFLYYLLGHEYAHGIQARLRVRHQYTIEQELQADCMAGAYLGGSVQAGVLQLEEGDLEEFREGLLAVADDPGQPWFAEGSHGTARQRTEAFLSGYESSLSACRLG; encoded by the coding sequence GTGCCACCGACGTCGGAACGGGCCTGGTGGCAGGCATCATCACGATCCGGTCTGGGTACTGCTGGTCGTACCGCCGATGCCGGGGAGGGCACCGTGACACGATCCGCCGACGGCCGGTTCCGGGGCCGGCTCACCGGTCTGGTCGTGGCACTGGTCGCGGCGGCGGCCTGCGCGGTCGGCCCGGTCACCGACGGGGGCGCCGGCCCGGGAGAGTCCGGCCCGGGTACGACCTCGCGGGACGGGACCACCCGGGCGGACTCGCCGACCAGCGTCGAGGCGTTCCAGGAGGACATCGCCGACGCGGTCGGATCGGCGGAGACGTACTGGTCGGCCCAGTTCCGGGCGTCGGGGCAGCGGTTCCAGCCGATCCGGCGGATCGTCCCGTACCAGCGGGAGGGGGAGATCTCCTGCGGTGGGCAGGCGGTGCCCCGCAACAACGCGGTGTACTGCCCGGCGGGGGACTTCATCGCCTACGACGTGGCCTGGGCGGTGTCGGCGTTCCGGCAGATCGGCGACGCGTTCCTGTACTACCTGCTCGGCCACGAGTACGCCCACGGCATCCAGGCCCGGCTCCGGGTCCGCCACCAGTACACCATCGAGCAGGAACTCCAGGCCGACTGCATGGCCGGGGCGTACCTGGGCGGGTCGGTGCAGGCCGGGGTGCTGCAACTGGAGGAGGGCGACCTGGAGGAGTTCCGGGAGGGCCTGCTCGCCGTCGCCGACGACCCGGGCCAGCCGTGGTTCGCGGAGGGCTCGCACGGCACCGCCCGGCAGCGCACCGAGGCGTTCCTCTCCGGGTACGAGAGCTCCCTCTCCGCCTGTCGCCTGGGTTGA